The following proteins are co-located in the Tachysurus vachellii isolate PV-2020 chromosome 17, HZAU_Pvac_v1, whole genome shotgun sequence genome:
- the man1b1a gene encoding endoplasmic reticulum mannosyl-oligosaccharide 1,2-alpha-mannosidase, whose amino-acid sequence MYSTQRKDFVSLTLGERGYNNKKHRRQSCWRKWKQFSRLQRSLILSLFSILFIGGIFSYPSLSEQWTDLFDGSLRDARDDLQKQGFHPIPPGQILKPVPEIILKEPPEPQRPNAFVLPKPVALKKPPSKRGPPGMQKQGNVSDWQVKDIREAAVRGEEEQDEETQTVISWRGAMIEAVQDAEPQEAAGAAEVEEVVPLQIVPVNPVDRVEAVREAFRHAWKGYKAFAWGHDELKPVSKTHREWFGLGLTLIDALDTMWILGLKEEFEEARRWVETELSFSKNVDVNLFESTIRILGGLLSTYHLTGDTLFLNKAKDIGSRLMPAFKTPSKIPYSDVNIGKGTAHPPRWTSDSTVAEVTSIQLEFRELSRLTQDPQYQNAVDEVMKLVHKLDGKRDGLVPMFINTNSGKFTHRGVFTLGARADSYYEYLLKQWLQGGKKDDTLLEDYLQAVEGVKKNLLKQTASKHTFVGELSHGRLNPKMDHLVCFLPGTLALGAHNGLPADHMDLAVQLMETCYQMYVQMETGLSPEIAHFNLYSLSGHDVEVKPADRHNLLRPETVESLFYLYRFTQDKKYRDWGWQILESFNKYTRVPSGGYTSIGNVRDPVNPSLKDKMESFFLGETLKYLFLLFSDDPELISLDKYVFNTEAHPLPIWPLVS is encoded by the exons ATGTATTCAACACAGAGGAAGGACTTTGTATCTCTGACTTTGGGAGAACGCGGCTACAATAACAAAAAGCATCGGAGGCAGTCCTGCTGGAGG AAATGGAAGCAGTTTTCTCGACTGCAGCGCAGTCTGATACTGTCTCTCTTCTCCATTCTGTTCATCGGAGGGATCTTCTCTTACCCCAGCCTTTCTGAGCAATGGACAG ATCTGTTTGATGGATCACTGCGGGATGCAAGGGATGACCTGCAGAAGCAGGGTTTCCACCCTATTCCCCCGGGTCAGATATTGAAACCCGTACCTGAGATCATCCTCAAGGAGCCTCCTGAGCCGCAGAGACCGAACGCTTTCGTCCTTCCCAAACCTGTAGCTCTG AAAAAACCTCCAAGCAAACGTGGTCCTCCAGGCATGCAAAAACAAGGAAATGTGTCAGACTGGCAGGTGAAGGACATACGTGAAGCAGCTGTCCGAGGAGAAGAAGAGCAGGACGAAGAAACACAGACAGTCATTAG CTGGCGAGGGGCCATGATCGAAGCCGTGCAGGACGCTGAGCCGCAGGAGGCAGCAGGAGCCGCAGAAGTTGAAGAAGTCGTCCCTTTACAAATAG TCCCAGTGAACCCAGTGGACAGGGTGGAGGCTGTCAGAGAAGCCTTCAGGCATGCATGGAAAGGCTACAAAGCATTTGCATGGGGTCATGATGAGCTGAAGCCTGTCTCGAAGACACACAGGGAGTGGTTCGGTTTGGGTCTCACCCTCATAGATGCACTCGACACCATGTGGATTCTCGGCTTGAAAGAAG agTTTGAGGAAGCTAGAAGATGGGTAGAGACAGAGTTATCATTCTCCAAGAATGTTGATGTCAATCTGTTTGAGAGCACCATCCGCATTCTCGGAGGCCTCCTGAGCACTTATCACCTTACTGGAGACACTCTGTTCCTGAACAAGGCT AAAGACATTGGTTCTAGATTAATGCCTGCTTTCAAGACACCGTCCAAGATCCCTTATTCTGATGTGAATATCGGTAAAGGCACCGCTCACCCCCCACGCTGGACCAGCGACAGCACCGTGGCCGAGGTCACCAGCATCCAGCTGGAGTTTCGTGAGCTCAGCAGGCTCACTCAGGATCCACAGTATCAG AATGCAGTGGATGAGGTGATGAAGCTGGTCCACAAGCTGGATGGGAAGCGTGATGGTCTGGTGCCAATGTTTATCAACACCAACAGTGGCAAGTTCACCCACCGAGGAGTGTTTACTCTGGGAGCCCGTGCAGACAGCTACTACGAATACCTGCTCAAACAGTGGCTACAGGGAGGGAAAAAGGACGACAC gttacTGGAGGACTACCTTCAGGCTGTTGAAGGGGTGAAGAAAAACCTACTTAAACAGACAGCCAGTAAGCACACCTTCGTAGGAGAGTTATCTCACGGACGTCTCAACCCCAAAATG gATCATTTGGTGTGTTTTCTCCCGGGCACGCTGGCTCTGGGAGCACATAACGGCCTGCCAGCTGACCACATGGATCTGGCTGTGCAGCTGATGGAGACATGCTATCAAATGTATGTGCAGATGGAGACCGGCCTGAGCCCTGAGATCGCCCACTTCAATCTGTACAGCCTCAGCGGCCATGACGTAGAAGtcaaa CCAGCTGACAGACACAACCTCCTGAGACCGGAGACGGTGGAGAGTCTGTTCTACCTGTACAGATTTACccaggacaaaaaatacagagACTGGGGCTGGCAAATCCTAGAGAGCTTTAATAAGTACACCAGG GTCCCCAGCGGAGGCTACACGTCTATAGGGAACGTACGAGACCCGGTCAATCCCAGCCTCAAGGACAAGATGGAGAGCTTCTTCCTCGGAGAGACGCTGAAGTACCTGTTCTTGCTGTTCTCTGACGATCCTGAGCTGATCAGTTTGGATAAGTATGTATTCAACACTGAGGCTCATCCTCTTCCTATTTGGCCTTTGGTATCATGA